The following coding sequences are from one Kallotenue papyrolyticum window:
- the cpaB gene encoding Flp pilus assembly protein CpaB, with protein sequence MRRGSSSLFILLGLFLVLAAAAAFVVMFYAPGSGLSLAAQPAQLPPTPEPMVPAIKAEIDIPAGTVLSTTDGLLKSEMVPASQFLPDLNLASLEEARNMVVTSDIKANELVRKDMLRKAGLSQKIPPAAPGQPSLKAFPIQVNSLSGVADLIQPGDFVDILASFNLDVVTFTPGAPQQAEGGVRIDSIVERTSNEGATKVLLQDVEVLDVIKPAPPAEGQTEASPPPTPVPQGGEGQTTPPPSTAGNTLNAGNWIIIVAVTNQEAEVLRFALDRGIGITTVLRRAGDHTTERTVGATMRILIDNYGMPVPSFMQVSQQPATTVIEGVPQLPQVRPQSFAPTVEPSNP encoded by the coding sequence ATGCGGCGTGGAAGCAGTAGTCTGTTCATCCTTTTGGGGCTGTTCCTGGTCCTGGCAGCCGCTGCAGCCTTTGTTGTCATGTTCTATGCCCCCGGATCAGGGCTCTCGCTGGCCGCGCAGCCGGCACAACTCCCCCCGACGCCCGAGCCAATGGTGCCGGCGATCAAAGCCGAGATCGATATTCCGGCCGGAACCGTCTTGAGCACGACCGATGGCCTGCTCAAGAGCGAGATGGTTCCGGCCAGCCAGTTCCTGCCCGATCTCAATCTGGCCAGCCTGGAAGAGGCGCGCAACATGGTGGTGACCAGCGACATCAAGGCCAACGAGCTGGTGCGCAAGGATATGCTGCGCAAGGCGGGATTGTCGCAGAAGATTCCACCGGCCGCGCCGGGTCAGCCCTCGTTGAAGGCGTTCCCGATCCAGGTCAATAGTCTGTCGGGCGTGGCTGACCTGATCCAGCCCGGCGATTTTGTTGATATTCTGGCGTCGTTCAACCTGGATGTGGTGACCTTCACGCCGGGCGCGCCGCAGCAAGCCGAAGGTGGCGTGCGTATCGACAGCATCGTCGAGCGCACCAGCAACGAGGGCGCAACCAAGGTGCTGCTCCAGGATGTGGAAGTGCTGGATGTCATCAAGCCCGCGCCGCCGGCCGAAGGTCAGACCGAGGCCTCGCCGCCTCCGACGCCGGTGCCCCAGGGAGGCGAGGGCCAGACTACCCCGCCACCCAGCACCGCCGGCAACACGCTCAACGCGGGCAACTGGATCATCATCGTAGCGGTGACCAACCAGGAGGCCGAAGTGCTGCGCTTCGCGCTGGATCGCGGCATCGGTATCACAACCGTGCTGCGCCGCGCGGGCGACCACACCACCGAGCGTACGGTGGGCGCGACCATGCGCATCCTGATCGACAACTACGGCATGCCTGTGCCGAGCTTTATGCAGGTGTCACAGCAGCCGGCGACGACGGTGATCGAAGGCGTGCCACAACTGCCGCAGGTGCGTCCGCAATCGTTCGCGCCGACGGTCGAGCCAAGCAATCCGTAG
- a CDS encoding AAA family ATPase, whose product MAEHEDKIRVIIADDVAETREILEKALYFERDITVVAKAANGREAVQLCKQHQPDVVLMDINMPELDGIAATEAIVAQVPGTQVIIMSVQSEQEYLRRAMLAGAREYLIKPPDTDELVRSIRHVYKLRGQVPRAVIGGAIEGPDGRSDQGKVVAVFSPKGGVGCTVVAANLAVALKQITSKRVALVDGNLVFGDIGVAMNIVANKTIVDLASRVHDLDAQLINDVTVPHNSQVRVLLAPPDSQSGEAITPDQLRAVLEGLRQQFDYIVVDTQSAYDDRTLTILDVADRVIVLLTLELTTIKNVKQFIELAGPLGYPDDKLMLVLNKADSRLGIRAESIEGQMRHKVAAQIGNAPYDVTLALNQGVPLVIDRRNHPVARDLLALAALTASALTPVESAATPAAKAKPATPAESKGLFGRLLAKR is encoded by the coding sequence ATGGCTGAGCACGAGGATAAAATTCGAGTCATCATCGCCGACGACGTTGCCGAAACGCGCGAGATCCTGGAAAAGGCGCTCTACTTCGAACGCGATATCACGGTCGTCGCTAAGGCAGCCAACGGACGCGAGGCCGTCCAGCTCTGCAAGCAGCATCAGCCCGATGTGGTGTTGATGGATATCAACATGCCGGAGCTGGATGGGATTGCCGCGACCGAGGCGATCGTGGCGCAGGTGCCCGGCACGCAGGTGATCATCATGAGCGTGCAGAGCGAGCAGGAGTACCTGCGCCGCGCGATGCTGGCCGGCGCGCGCGAGTATCTGATCAAGCCGCCCGACACCGACGAGCTGGTGCGCAGCATTCGCCATGTGTATAAGCTGCGCGGGCAGGTGCCACGCGCCGTGATCGGCGGCGCGATCGAAGGCCCCGACGGCCGCAGCGATCAGGGTAAGGTGGTGGCCGTCTTCAGTCCCAAAGGTGGCGTCGGCTGTACGGTGGTGGCGGCCAACCTGGCGGTGGCGCTCAAACAGATCACCAGCAAGCGCGTGGCGCTGGTGGACGGCAACCTGGTCTTCGGCGATATCGGCGTGGCGATGAACATCGTCGCCAACAAAACCATCGTCGATCTGGCCTCGCGCGTGCACGATCTGGACGCCCAGTTGATCAACGATGTGACCGTGCCGCACAACTCGCAGGTGCGTGTGCTGTTGGCGCCGCCCGATTCGCAGAGCGGCGAGGCGATCACCCCTGACCAGTTGCGCGCGGTGCTGGAAGGGCTGCGCCAGCAGTTCGATTACATCGTCGTCGATACCCAGAGCGCCTACGACGATCGCACGCTGACGATCCTGGACGTCGCCGATCGCGTGATCGTGCTGCTGACGCTGGAGCTGACCACGATCAAAAACGTCAAGCAGTTTATCGAGCTGGCCGGTCCGCTGGGCTATCCCGATGACAAGCTGATGCTGGTGCTCAACAAGGCCGACTCGCGCCTGGGAATCCGCGCCGAAAGCATCGAGGGCCAGATGCGCCATAAGGTCGCGGCGCAGATCGGAAACGCACCCTACGATGTCACGCTGGCGCTGAACCAGGGCGTGCCGCTGGTGATCGACCGCCGCAACCATCCGGTTGCGCGCGATCTGCTGGCGCTGGCTGCGCTGACCGCCAGTGCGCTGACGCCGGTCGAGAGCGCGGCGACCCCCGCGGCCAAGGCCAAGCCCGCCACGCCTGCGGAAAGCAAGGGCTTGTTCGGTCGTCTGCTCGCCAAGCGCTGA
- a CDS encoding CpaF family protein: MSLLKRIGEPGAGVGVPPTPAAGVRPSAPPAARPATPMREPDQARVAEIRRKVQERLIETIDPRSDTNNPNLIQRQVDELLSSVLDSEAVVMSRSERARLLEMILHDITGLGPLEDLLADPEISEIMVNGPKQIYVERKGKLQKTTTTFLNDEHAMRIIDRIIAPLGRRVDESSPMVDARLKDGSRVNVIIRPISLIGPVITIRKFAKERITVDDLIRFGTVTREMVDLLAACIKARLNIVVAGGTGSGKTTTLNILSSFIPEDERIITIENAAELQLRQEHVVTLESRPASIEGTGEVTMMDLIVNALRMRPDRIIVGECRGGETLAMLQAMNTGHDGSLTTLHANSPRDAIARIETMCLMAGMDLPIRAIREQTASAVDLIVQQARLKDGSRKIVNITEVLGMEGEMVQLQDIFVFEQTGVDENGKIVGRLRPTGVRPRFLEKFEASGIYLPPGIFGSGDRFI; encoded by the coding sequence ATGTCGCTGTTGAAACGCATCGGTGAACCGGGAGCGGGCGTTGGTGTCCCGCCGACGCCCGCAGCGGGCGTCCGTCCCTCGGCGCCGCCGGCAGCGCGTCCGGCTACGCCGATGCGCGAGCCGGACCAGGCGCGCGTGGCCGAGATCCGCCGCAAGGTGCAGGAGCGTCTGATCGAAACGATCGATCCACGCAGCGACACCAATAACCCAAACCTGATCCAGCGGCAGGTGGACGAGCTGCTCAGCAGCGTGCTCGACAGCGAGGCGGTGGTGATGAGCCGCAGCGAGCGCGCTCGCCTGCTGGAAATGATCCTGCACGATATCACCGGCCTGGGGCCGTTGGAAGATCTGCTGGCCGATCCGGAGATCAGCGAAATCATGGTCAACGGTCCCAAACAGATCTACGTTGAGCGCAAGGGCAAGCTCCAGAAAACGACAACGACCTTTCTCAACGACGAGCATGCCATGCGCATCATCGACCGCATCATCGCGCCGTTGGGCCGGCGTGTGGATGAGTCGTCGCCCATGGTCGACGCACGCCTCAAGGATGGCTCGCGCGTCAACGTGATCATCCGCCCGATTTCGCTGATCGGTCCGGTGATCACCATTCGCAAGTTTGCCAAGGAGCGCATCACCGTTGACGACCTGATCCGCTTCGGCACCGTCACGCGCGAGATGGTCGACCTGCTGGCAGCCTGTATCAAAGCGCGGCTCAACATCGTGGTCGCAGGTGGTACCGGTTCGGGGAAAACGACGACCCTCAATATCCTGTCGAGCTTCATCCCCGAGGACGAGCGCATCATCACCATCGAGAATGCCGCCGAGCTGCAGCTGCGCCAGGAGCACGTCGTCACGCTGGAGTCGCGTCCGGCCTCGATCGAGGGCACCGGCGAGGTGACGATGATGGACCTGATCGTCAATGCGCTGCGTATGCGTCCCGATCGGATCATCGTCGGTGAGTGCCGCGGTGGCGAGACGCTGGCCATGCTGCAGGCGATGAATACCGGCCACGATGGTTCGTTGACCACCCTGCACGCCAACTCGCCGCGCGACGCGATCGCCCGTATCGAGACGATGTGTTTGATGGCCGGCATGGATCTGCCGATTCGCGCCATTCGCGAGCAGACCGCTTCGGCCGTCGATCTGATCGTGCAGCAGGCGCGGCTCAAGGATGGTTCGCGCAAGATCGTCAACATCACCGAGGTGCTGGGCATGGAGGGTGAGATGGTCCAGCTCCAGGATATCTTCGTCTTCGAGCAAACGGGCGTGGACGAGAACGGCAAGATCGTCGGGCGGCTGCGGCCTACCGGCGTGCGACCACGCTTTTTGGAGAAGTTCGAAGCCTCCGGCATCTACCTGCCGCCGGGCATCTTCGGTTCGGGTGATCGCTTTATCTAG
- a CDS encoding type II secretion system F family protein — MNLLPLILIGLLLSAGVLLLLLALVMRRRSVSVDDRLAQITGGAQQQDAAVDLRARVDAIVSKTERGSRIGRDLARADLKLTAGEFVMLKMGSAVLVGLVAAWLSSQFLGTFSLPAAAGALLFGGVLGSFLPDLYVKIRARSRITKFNDALADTCAMLASSLRSGYSLLQAMDLVAREGSGPVATEFRRVVQEVGLGLSTEKALENLYRRVPSEDLDLMITAINIQHEVGGNLSAILESIAHTIRERVRIKGEIRTLTAQGRISGYIITGLPVALAIFLSLINPGYMAPIFTFGFPPNAWCCLPVTSGVMIVAGYFAIMKIVNIDI; from the coding sequence ATGAATCTCCTGCCATTGATCCTGATTGGGCTGCTGCTCAGCGCCGGCGTGTTGCTGCTGCTGCTGGCGCTGGTGATGCGCCGACGCTCGGTCAGTGTTGATGATCGGCTGGCGCAGATCACCGGCGGAGCACAGCAGCAGGATGCTGCGGTGGATCTGCGGGCACGCGTGGATGCCATTGTTTCCAAGACCGAGCGCGGCTCGCGGATTGGACGCGACCTGGCGCGCGCCGACCTGAAGCTGACCGCCGGCGAGTTCGTGATGCTCAAAATGGGCAGCGCCGTGCTGGTCGGCCTGGTGGCTGCCTGGCTGTCATCGCAGTTTTTGGGCACCTTCAGCCTACCGGCCGCTGCGGGAGCGCTGCTCTTCGGTGGGGTGCTCGGCTCGTTCTTGCCCGACCTCTACGTCAAGATTCGCGCGCGTTCGCGCATCACCAAGTTCAACGATGCGTTGGCCGATACCTGTGCCATGCTGGCCAGCTCGTTGCGCTCCGGCTACTCGCTGTTGCAGGCGATGGACCTGGTGGCGCGCGAGGGCTCCGGTCCGGTAGCGACCGAGTTCCGGCGTGTGGTGCAGGAGGTTGGTCTGGGTCTTTCGACGGAGAAGGCGCTGGAAAATCTGTACCGGCGCGTGCCCAGCGAAGACCTGGATCTGATGATCACCGCGATCAACATCCAGCACGAGGTCGGTGGCAACCTGTCGGCGATTCTGGAAAGCATTGCGCACACCATTCGCGAGCGTGTGCGCATCAAGGGCGAGATCCGCACGCTGACGGCGCAGGGCCGCATTTCAGGCTACATCATCACCGGCCTGCCGGTTGCGTTGGCCATCTTTCTGTCGTTGATCAATCCTGGCTACATGGCGCCGATCTTCACCTTCGGCTTTCCGCCGAATGCCTGGTGCTGCCTGCCGGTGACCTCAGGGGTGATGATCGTGGCCGGCTATTTCGCGATCATGAAGATCGTCAATATCGATATCTAG
- a CDS encoding type II secretion system F family protein, with protein sequence MPDALDLLSISVEAGLGFDLALQRVANKWDNDLSREFRRVISDMQLGIPRREALKLMADRCGVEELNNFVQAIVQAEQLGVSIGKILKVQSEQMRIRRRQRAEELAHQAPVKMLFPMVFLIFPSLLVVILGPAIPRLLSATALGG encoded by the coding sequence ATGCCCGATGCGCTCGACCTACTGTCGATCAGCGTTGAGGCCGGTCTGGGCTTTGATCTGGCGCTCCAGCGCGTGGCCAACAAGTGGGACAACGATCTGAGCCGCGAGTTCCGGCGTGTGATCTCGGATATGCAGTTGGGCATTCCGCGGCGTGAGGCGCTCAAGCTGATGGCCGATCGCTGCGGCGTCGAGGAGCTGAACAACTTCGTGCAGGCGATTGTGCAGGCCGAGCAACTGGGTGTCAGCATCGGCAAGATCCTCAAGGTCCAGTCCGAGCAGATGCGCATTCGCCGCCGGCAGCGCGCCGAGGAGCTGGCCCATCAGGCGCCGGTGAAGATGCTCTTTCCGATGGTCTTTTTGATCTTCCCCTCGCTGCTGGTGGTGATCCTGGGACCGGCCATTCCCCGCTTGCTGAGCGCGACGGCGTTGGGTGGCTAG
- a CDS encoding DUF192 domain-containing protein — translation MYRITNQTRGTLLATRAERARSFWARLRGLMFRADLPPGGGLVIEPNSSVHTFWMRFPIDVVFVDRQDRVVGLAANLPPNRPYAGARRARRTIELPAGTIAATQTQLGDRLHLEWVP, via the coding sequence GTGTATCGCATCACCAATCAGACGCGCGGCACACTGCTGGCGACGCGCGCCGAGCGGGCGCGCTCGTTTTGGGCGCGGCTGCGCGGCTTGATGTTCCGCGCCGATCTGCCGCCTGGCGGTGGGCTGGTGATCGAGCCGAACAGCAGCGTCCACACCTTCTGGATGCGCTTCCCAATCGATGTTGTGTTTGTGGATCGCCAGGATCGGGTGGTGGGCCTGGCCGCCAACCTGCCGCCCAACCGACCCTACGCCGGCGCACGCAGGGCGCGGCGCACCATTGAGTTGCCCGCCGGCACCATCGCCGCAACGCAGACGCAGCTAGGCGATCGCTTGCACCTGGAGTGGGTGCCCTAG
- a CDS encoding thiamine diphosphokinase: MSHAVHVRHAVVVADAPHADLHPFVELIATSDLLIAADGGARYLAELGYWPHLVVGDCDSLSSAWLERLAAHGALLERYPVHKNETDLELALLRAVERGAAHVRILAALGGRPDQHLANLQLLAHPALAGVDARLLHDAWEIFAIRDQTLLHGAPGDLVSLLPLSEQVDGIVTEGLFYPLRGETLRLGPARGVSNVLTASRARISVARGVLLCMHAFGAGMVAAWPSLNAPNTI, encoded by the coding sequence ATGAGTCACGCGGTCCATGTGCGCCACGCCGTGGTGGTGGCGGATGCGCCCCATGCCGATCTGCACCCCTTTGTCGAGCTGATCGCCACCAGCGATCTGCTGATCGCTGCCGATGGTGGCGCACGCTATCTGGCAGAACTGGGCTACTGGCCGCACCTGGTCGTCGGTGATTGCGACTCGCTCAGCTCCGCGTGGCTGGAGCGTCTGGCGGCGCACGGCGCGCTTCTGGAGCGCTACCCGGTCCACAAAAACGAGACCGATCTGGAGCTGGCACTGCTGCGGGCCGTGGAACGTGGCGCCGCCCATGTGCGCATCCTGGCGGCGCTGGGCGGGCGGCCCGATCAGCATCTGGCCAACCTGCAGCTCCTGGCGCATCCCGCGCTGGCCGGAGTGGATGCCCGTCTGCTGCACGACGCCTGGGAAATCTTTGCGATTCGCGATCAGACGTTGCTGCACGGCGCGCCCGGCGACCTGGTCTCGCTCCTGCCGCTGAGCGAGCAGGTGGACGGGATCGTGACCGAGGGGTTGTTCTACCCGCTCCGTGGCGAGACCTTACGTCTTGGTCCGGCACGCGGCGTCAGCAACGTGCTCACGGCGTCACGTGCGCGCATCAGCGTGGCGCGCGGCGTGTTGCTCTGCATGCATGCCTTTGGCGCCGGGATGGTTGCAGCATGGCCGAGTCTGAACGCACCGAACACGATCTGA
- a CDS encoding metallophosphoesterase, whose protein sequence is MAESERTEHDLIILSDLHLSAGYNRRTGTYDRNEDFFYDAAFSRFIDVLLQRAHSEGRAWQLVILGDLADFLQVELPERRAGLTSAPTSVAKLEVIARGHPDFFRALARFVAAGFPVAIVIGNHDIELIWPEVQARFRALLAEHGAVAVEQRVTFHPWIFYRPGLVYAEHGQQYDGINSFATLLQPQLPYRPEVIELPFGSFFVLYLFNYIERLDPFADNVKPVTRYLIWALRTRPIKVLATFGYHLRFFSRVLRKTSPLTRAQQQARRERYRREVLRPAAATIGLPPDVLEAIDRLAAVPALSSRWRQIVALWFDPLLAGGPLALVLWSLYQAVRRLRAPRRSWLALIGALAGLLWRERRLMRPATDPGGYLHRAARAIDELLTAHGLAVPAYVFGHTHTAERAPLRSQDEMPRYFNTGTWTPIVPQTFDLLGTRERFTFVQITRDPHSGAVLPELLVWNDAAGRIEPLPLL, encoded by the coding sequence ATGGCCGAGTCTGAACGCACCGAACACGATCTGATCATCCTGAGCGATCTGCATCTCTCAGCCGGTTATAACCGCCGTACCGGCACCTACGACCGCAACGAAGATTTCTTCTACGATGCCGCCTTCAGCCGTTTTATCGACGTGCTGCTGCAACGCGCTCACAGCGAAGGACGCGCCTGGCAGCTTGTGATCCTGGGCGATCTGGCGGACTTTTTGCAGGTCGAGCTGCCCGAGCGGCGGGCCGGGCTTACGTCGGCACCTACCAGCGTGGCCAAGCTGGAGGTGATCGCGCGCGGCCATCCCGACTTTTTTCGCGCTCTGGCGCGCTTCGTGGCAGCCGGCTTTCCGGTGGCGATCGTCATCGGCAACCACGATATCGAACTGATCTGGCCCGAGGTGCAGGCGCGCTTTCGTGCGCTGCTGGCCGAGCATGGCGCAGTCGCAGTGGAGCAGCGCGTCACTTTCCACCCCTGGATCTTCTACCGCCCCGGTCTGGTCTATGCCGAGCATGGCCAGCAGTACGATGGCATCAACAGCTTCGCAACGCTGCTCCAGCCGCAGCTCCCCTACCGTCCGGAGGTGATCGAGCTCCCCTTCGGCTCGTTCTTCGTGCTGTATCTCTTCAACTACATCGAACGCCTCGATCCCTTTGCCGACAACGTCAAGCCGGTGACGCGCTACCTGATCTGGGCGCTGCGCACGCGCCCGATCAAGGTGCTGGCCACGTTCGGCTACCATTTACGCTTTTTCAGCCGGGTACTGCGCAAAACCAGCCCGCTGACGCGCGCGCAGCAGCAGGCGCGTCGCGAGCGCTATCGCCGGGAGGTGCTGCGTCCGGCGGCGGCGACGATCGGCCTGCCGCCAGATGTGTTGGAGGCGATCGATCGGCTGGCGGCCGTGCCGGCGCTGTCAAGCCGCTGGCGGCAGATCGTTGCGCTGTGGTTCGATCCGCTCCTGGCGGGCGGGCCGTTGGCGCTGGTGCTGTGGAGTCTGTACCAGGCCGTGCGGCGGCTGCGCGCGCCCCGCCGTTCGTGGCTGGCGCTGATCGGCGCGCTGGCGGGCCTGCTCTGGCGTGAGCGGCGCTTGATGCGGCCGGCGACCGACCCGGGCGGCTACCTGCATCGCGCGGCGCGCGCCATCGACGAGCTGTTGACAGCCCACGGCCTGGCCGTGCCGGCCTATGTCTTCGGCCACACCCATACCGCCGAGCGTGCGCCGCTGCGCAGTCAGGACGAGATGCCGCGCTACTTCAACACCGGCACCTGGACGCCGATCGTGCCCCAGACCTTCGATCTCTTGGGCACGCGCGAGCGCTTTACCTTTGTGCAGATCACACGCGATCCACACAGCGGCGCGGTCTTACCCGAGCTGTTGGTCTGGAACGACGCAGCCGGACGCATCGAGCCGTTGCCGCTGCTCTAG
- a CDS encoding DUF2007 domain-containing protein: protein MDAVLRWRRFAQRPGAPGARPTGGETTARFGGDGQHAPVRIAVVDGPLASGMARAALEAADIPVLIKQDSAGVIYGLTVGALAAAEIWVPAALAERARSVLIGIGLLDETP from the coding sequence ATGGATGCTGTCTTGCGCTGGCGGCGCTTCGCGCAACGGCCGGGCGCACCCGGGGCCAGGCCCACAGGCGGCGAAACAACCGCGCGCTTCGGCGGCGATGGGCAACACGCGCCGGTGCGCATCGCCGTGGTGGACGGCCCGCTGGCCAGTGGCATGGCGCGGGCGGCGCTGGAAGCAGCGGACATACCGGTGCTGATCAAACAAGACAGCGCCGGAGTGATCTATGGCCTGACGGTCGGCGCGCTGGCCGCAGCCGAAATCTGGGTGCCGGCAGCGCTGGCCGAGCGCGCCAGGAGCGTGCTGATCGGCATCGGGCTGCTCGACGAAACCCCATAA
- the secF gene encoding protein translocase subunit SecF, which produces MLNFVRLRYLWFAISLLVIVPGLIFLLMPGGGLRVGIDFAGGNLWEFVIPNPTRPVTSDEVRRLFEQAGIEASPPQVARPDEQGRVIVTVRTPEVQTQDPRKQQVVNALTQAYPGATLSRFESVGETVSRESTRQAIFAVLLASLAILGYLTFAFRKAPHPFRYGACAIIAMLHDVILVLGVAAMLGYFIGLEVDALFLTALLTVISFSVHDTIVVFDRIRENLKLRRSSESFEEIVNLSIVQTLTRSINTQLTTLLTLLALLLFGGETIRHFVLILTIGLLSGTYSSIFNAAQLLVVWENGWTEDWRRIWRRAQPPTQVTA; this is translated from the coding sequence ATGTTGAACTTTGTCCGCTTACGCTATCTCTGGTTTGCCATCTCGCTGCTGGTGATCGTGCCGGGGCTGATCTTTCTGCTGATGCCCGGTGGTGGTCTGCGCGTGGGCATCGACTTCGCCGGCGGCAACCTGTGGGAGTTTGTCATCCCCAATCCGACACGACCGGTGACCTCCGACGAGGTCCGCCGCCTCTTCGAACAGGCCGGCATCGAGGCCAGCCCGCCGCAGGTCGCCCGTCCCGATGAACAGGGCCGCGTGATTGTGACCGTGCGCACACCGGAGGTACAGACCCAGGATCCGCGCAAGCAGCAGGTGGTGAACGCCCTCACCCAGGCCTATCCGGGCGCGACGCTGTCGCGCTTCGAGAGTGTCGGCGAAACCGTCAGCCGTGAATCGACGCGCCAGGCGATCTTCGCGGTGCTCCTGGCCTCGCTGGCAATCCTGGGCTACCTGACCTTCGCCTTCCGCAAAGCGCCCCATCCCTTCCGCTACGGTGCCTGCGCGATCATCGCCATGCTCCACGATGTGATCCTGGTGCTGGGCGTGGCCGCGATGCTGGGCTACTTCATCGGCCTGGAGGTGGATGCGCTGTTCCTGACGGCGCTGCTGACGGTCATCTCCTTCTCGGTGCACGACACGATCGTGGTCTTCGACCGTATTCGCGAAAACCTCAAGCTGCGGCGCTCCAGCGAGAGTTTTGAAGAGATCGTCAATCTGTCGATTGTGCAGACGCTGACGCGCTCGATCAACACGCAGCTCACCACGCTGCTGACACTGCTGGCGCTGCTGCTCTTCGGTGGCGAGACGATCCGCCACTTTGTGCTGATTCTGACGATCGGTCTGCTGTCGGGCACCTACTCGTCGATCTTCAACGCAGCGCAGTTGTTGGTCGTTTGGGAAAACGGCTGGACCGAAGACTGGCGGCGTATCTGGCGCCGCGCCCAACCACCCACGCAGGTCACAGCCTAG
- the secD gene encoding protein translocase subunit SecD has product MRRQELNWLLLIILITALALWIDFTPTVTDEQSPFAGQAPWPSQRFFWRDVHTRLGLDLRGGTQVLLRARDPDITPEQLQAARQVIENRVNGLGVSEATVQTSGADRIIVELPDVDQPEQALATIRSTGKLEFIDPQGQYLPTGQLVRTTGSPEPSLGTTQALSDTAAITATRSVTEAIELQQALQGPLYQVIADGADLIPSSVQPGIDQSGRPIVSFRFSGESARRLEEFTARNIGQPLTIVLDNRVISSAEIRDRLPGEGQISTNTIADRDSLYNVLRYGSLPVGFDVETSRIVTATLGAESVRASAIAGVIGLLAVAILMIGYYRLPGLLAVIALLIYTAIAFALYRFIPITLTLAGIAGFVLSIGLAVDGNVLIFARLKEELRRGRSLQAAVEEGFIHAWPSIRDSNVATLISTSILYWFGSSYGVSIIKGFALTLGIGVVVSLFTSVVVTRTLLRLVVRSGRFRRRWWYAVEDRPLSPPRAAEAA; this is encoded by the coding sequence GTGCGCAGACAAGAACTCAACTGGCTGCTGCTGATCATCTTGATCACCGCACTGGCACTCTGGATCGACTTCACGCCGACCGTTACCGACGAACAATCGCCATTTGCCGGCCAGGCGCCCTGGCCCAGCCAGCGCTTCTTCTGGCGCGATGTGCATACCCGGCTGGGGCTGGATCTGCGCGGCGGCACACAGGTGCTGCTGCGCGCACGCGATCCCGACATCACCCCGGAGCAGCTCCAGGCCGCGCGCCAGGTGATTGAAAACCGCGTCAACGGCCTGGGCGTGAGCGAGGCCACCGTCCAGACCTCCGGCGCCGACCGCATCATCGTCGAGCTGCCGGATGTGGACCAGCCGGAACAGGCGCTGGCCACGATCCGCTCAACCGGCAAGCTGGAGTTCATCGATCCGCAGGGGCAGTACCTGCCGACCGGCCAGCTGGTGCGCACCACCGGCAGTCCCGAACCGTCGCTGGGCACGACCCAGGCGCTGAGCGACACGGCGGCCATCACCGCAACGCGCAGCGTGACCGAAGCCATCGAACTGCAACAGGCGCTGCAGGGGCCGCTCTATCAGGTGATCGCCGACGGCGCCGACCTGATCCCCTCTTCGGTGCAGCCCGGCATCGATCAGAGCGGACGACCGATCGTCTCCTTCCGCTTCAGCGGCGAATCGGCGCGCCGGCTGGAAGAGTTTACTGCGCGCAACATCGGCCAGCCCCTGACGATCGTGCTCGACAACCGCGTGATCTCCAGCGCCGAGATCCGCGACCGCCTGCCGGGCGAGGGCCAGATCTCCACCAACACCATTGCCGACCGCGACAGCCTCTACAACGTGCTACGCTACGGCTCGTTGCCGGTCGGCTTTGATGTCGAGACCAGCCGCATCGTGACCGCCACGCTGGGCGCCGAATCGGTGCGCGCCTCGGCGATTGCCGGCGTGATCGGCCTGCTGGCGGTTGCCATCCTGATGATCGGCTACTACCGCCTGCCGGGCCTGCTGGCGGTGATCGCGCTGTTGATCTACACCGCGATCGCCTTTGCGCTCTACCGCTTCATTCCGATCACGCTGACGCTGGCCGGCATCGCCGGTTTTGTGCTCTCGATCGGTCTGGCGGTGGACGGCAACGTGCTGATCTTCGCGCGGCTCAAGGAAGAATTGCGGCGCGGGCGCTCGCTCCAGGCAGCGGTTGAAGAGGGCTTCATCCATGCCTGGCCGTCGATCCGCGATTCCAACGTTGCCACGTTGATTTCAACGTCGATCCTGTACTGGTTCGGTTCCAGCTACGGCGTCAGCATCATCAAGGGCTTTGCCCTGACGCTGGGCATCGGCGTGGTGGTCAGCCTGTTTACCTCGGTGGTGGTGACGCGCACCTTGCTCCGGCTGGTAGTACGCTCGGGCCGCTTCCGCCGCCGCTGGTGGTATGCCGTTGAAGACAGGCCGCTCAGCCCGCCGCGCGCGGCTGAGGCCGCCTAG